The following proteins are co-located in the Rheinheimera salexigens genome:
- the mrdA gene encoding penicillin-binding protein 2: protein MLKKRVAIKDLAAEARLFNQRAVVAIVIVFLLFFVVIYNQYQLQIVSYQDYQTRSEGNRIKVVPLAPNRGLIYDRSGILLAENRPVFSLELVPEQISDMTNTLAELATLIVISDEQQQNFLQQVKQQRRFNSIALKELLNDDEVAILAANQHRFNGVSVEARLSRYYPFADLFTHAIGYIGKINRRELQQLDASGELANYAASRDIGKIGLERFYQQQLHGTMGYQEVEVNNRGRTIRVLRSVPAVSGQNIQLGLDVGLQLTAQQVLKQHRGAIVALDPRDGAVMAFYSNPSYDPNLFVRGISNTNYNQLLNSRDRPLINRVTQGVYPPASTIKPHLALLGLETNTINTSTKIWDPGFYNLPNSDHKFRDHLRWGHGWVDLYTAVIKSCDTYFYDLGVKLGIDRISEYMRKMGFGEKTGIDILEESSANMPSRGWKRARYNQPWYPGDTVPLSIGQSYWTTTPLQLTLATSVLINKGMLATPHLVTAFTTDDSSTPNSPALVPAIDVVNSKNWETVMDTMHKTVSTLGGTAHRAFIGAEYQAAGKTGTAQVVNIAQDEKYDAEAIDERHRDNAMHIGYAPYDKPTIVVVVALENAGGGGSIAAPIARQLLDYYFSAGVNQNE from the coding sequence ATGTTAAAAAAGCGCGTCGCTATAAAAGATCTCGCTGCCGAAGCCCGCTTATTTAATCAGCGGGCTGTTGTTGCTATTGTTATAGTATTCCTATTGTTTTTCGTCGTTATTTATAATCAATATCAACTGCAAATTGTGTCCTATCAAGATTATCAAACCCGCTCTGAAGGTAACCGAATTAAAGTGGTGCCCTTGGCACCAAACCGGGGCCTTATTTATGATCGCAGCGGTATTTTATTAGCCGAAAACCGGCCAGTATTTTCATTAGAACTGGTGCCTGAGCAAATCAGCGATATGACGAATACCTTAGCTGAACTAGCCACACTTATCGTCATTAGTGACGAGCAACAACAAAATTTTTTACAACAAGTAAAACAACAGCGCCGATTTAATAGTATCGCTTTAAAAGAATTATTAAATGATGATGAAGTGGCGATTTTAGCCGCGAACCAGCACCGTTTTAACGGTGTATCGGTAGAAGCACGTTTAAGCCGTTACTATCCTTTTGCGGACTTATTTACCCATGCAATTGGCTATATAGGTAAGATTAATCGCCGAGAATTACAGCAATTAGATGCATCGGGTGAATTAGCCAATTATGCGGCCTCTCGCGATATTGGTAAAATAGGCCTAGAGCGTTTTTATCAACAACAACTGCATGGCACTATGGGTTATCAAGAAGTTGAGGTCAATAATCGCGGTCGCACCATTCGTGTCTTACGCTCCGTTCCTGCAGTGTCAGGACAAAACATTCAACTCGGTTTAGATGTTGGTTTACAATTAACGGCGCAGCAAGTATTAAAACAACATCGCGGTGCTATTGTTGCGCTTGACCCGCGCGATGGCGCGGTCATGGCGTTTTATAGTAACCCAAGTTACGATCCTAACTTGTTTGTGCGCGGTATCAGTAACACCAATTATAATCAGCTACTAAATTCCCGTGACCGACCACTAATTAATCGGGTTACTCAGGGGGTGTATCCACCTGCGTCTACTATTAAACCGCATTTAGCCTTACTCGGCTTAGAAACCAATACCATTAACACCAGTACAAAAATTTGGGATCCCGGTTTTTATAATTTACCTAACAGTGACCATAAGTTTCGCGATCACTTACGCTGGGGGCATGGTTGGGTAGACTTATATACGGCTGTTATTAAAAGTTGTGATACTTATTTTTACGATCTTGGCGTCAAGCTAGGCATAGATCGCATTTCTGAATATATGCGCAAAATGGGCTTTGGCGAGAAAACCGGTATTGATATTTTAGAAGAAAGCAGTGCCAACATGCCCTCTAGAGGCTGGAAACGAGCACGGTATAACCAACCTTGGTATCCCGGTGATACCGTACCGCTTAGCATTGGCCAAAGCTATTGGACCACGACTCCGTTGCAGCTAACATTGGCAACATCTGTGCTAATAAATAAAGGCATGTTAGCAACACCACATTTGGTTACCGCTTTTACTACTGACGATAGCAGTACACCAAACTCCCCTGCATTAGTACCCGCCATTGATGTGGTTAATAGTAAAAACTGGGAGACGGTAATGGACACTATGCATAAAACCGTCAGTACCTTAGGGGGCACTGCGCATAGAGCTTTTATTGGTGCCGAATATCAAGCTGCCGGTAAAACGGGTACTGCCCAAGTGGTTAATATTGCTCAAGATGAAAAGTATGATGCCGAAGCTATTGACGAAAGACATCGTGACAATGCCATGCATATTGGCTACGCACCTTACGATAAACCGACAATTGTCGTCGTGGTGGCTTTAGAAAATGCTGGCGGTGGTGGCAGTATCGCTGCGCCCATAGCACGGCAATTATTAGATTATTATTTTTCGGCTGGCGTGAATCAAAATGAATAA
- the rsfS gene encoding ribosome silencing factor, translating to MQSSELLSFIIDKADDMKGRDIITVDVRDKSTVTDYMVVCSGTSTRHTKSIATYIANEMKKVDVQALGMEGQASGDWVLLDMGSVVLHVMIDEMRQHYQLEKLWDA from the coding sequence GTGCAATCCAGCGAACTATTGAGTTTTATTATCGATAAAGCCGACGATATGAAAGGTCGCGATATCATAACAGTAGATGTTAGAGATAAATCGACGGTCACTGACTATATGGTAGTGTGTTCGGGAACTTCTACCCGCCATACTAAGTCTATAGCTACTTATATTGCCAATGAAATGAAAAAAGTTGATGTGCAAGCTTTAGGCATGGAAGGTCAGGCTTCAGGGGATTGGGTTCTGCTAGATATGGGCAGCGTTGTACTCCATGTCATGATTGACGAAATGCGTCAGCATTATCAATTAGAAAAACTTTGGGATGCCTAA
- the leuS gene encoding leucine--tRNA ligase, translated as MQEQYNPQQIEIALQQEWEQTQAFKVTEDETKEKFYCLSMFPYPSGRLHMGHVRNYTIGDVVSRFQRMQGKNVMQPMGWDAFGLPAENAAINNNTAPAKWTYENIDYMRTQLKRLGFGYDWDREFATCKPEYYKWEQWFFTKLYEKGLVYKKMATVNWDPVDQCVLANEQVIDGRGWRSGALVEQRELAQWFIKITDYAEQLLADLDQLDGWPEQVKTMQKNWIGRSEGVDIIFDIANSSEQLSVYTTRPDTLYGVTYVAVAAQHPLALAAAKNNAELAAFIADCKGGKLAEAELATLDKKGCATGIFAVHPLTGEQVPVWVANFVLMDYGSGAVMSVPAHDQRDYEFANKYNLPIKQVITAADAVQDSPENGHQLSDISTEAFTDKGILINSAEFNGLDFEHAFTAIAAKLKADNRGEVKVNYRLRDWGVSRQRYWGTPIPMLNLADGSQVPVPEDQLPVLLPEDVVMDGVTSPIKSDPEWARTSYNGMEAFHETDTFDTFMESSWYYARYCSPDSDKAMLDPAKANYWLPVDQYIGGIEHAILHLLYARFFHKLLRDVGLVNSDEPFKHLLCQGMVLAETFYRETDNGGKQWISPQDVTVQRDEKGRITSSILTSDGQPVMSSGMSKMSKSKNNGIDPQKVIDQYGADTVRLFMMFTAPPEQTLEWSDSAVEGSHRFIKRVYALVANFVKAGKVAELNLTALNSEQKILRRELHKTITKVSDDIGRRYTFNTAIAAVMELSNKLQKASLVTELDRAVMQEALLATLQMLNPMIPHVAQYLWQQLGQKQHIEQSQWPVVDTNALVEDEKLVVVQVNGKVRGKVTVAASADQESVLNSAKADDNVGRHLEGVTIRKVIYVPGKLLNLVVG; from the coding sequence ATGCAAGAACAATACAACCCGCAGCAGATTGAAATCGCTCTGCAGCAAGAGTGGGAACAAACCCAAGCTTTTAAAGTGACAGAGGACGAGACCAAAGAAAAATTTTACTGTCTGTCTATGTTCCCTTATCCCAGCGGTCGCTTGCATATGGGCCATGTGCGCAACTACACCATTGGTGATGTGGTGAGTCGTTTTCAGCGCATGCAAGGCAAAAATGTTATGCAGCCTATGGGTTGGGATGCCTTTGGTTTACCCGCAGAAAATGCCGCTATTAATAATAATACTGCGCCAGCAAAGTGGACCTACGAAAACATTGACTATATGCGTACCCAGCTAAAACGCTTAGGTTTTGGTTATGATTGGGATCGCGAATTTGCCACCTGTAAACCAGAGTATTACAAGTGGGAACAATGGTTTTTTACTAAGCTATATGAAAAAGGCTTAGTCTATAAAAAAATGGCCACCGTAAACTGGGATCCGGTTGATCAGTGCGTATTAGCTAACGAGCAAGTGATTGATGGTCGCGGTTGGCGCTCAGGGGCTTTAGTTGAGCAACGTGAATTAGCCCAATGGTTTATCAAGATCACCGATTATGCTGAACAACTATTAGCCGACCTAGACCAACTAGACGGTTGGCCAGAGCAAGTTAAAACCATGCAAAAAAACTGGATTGGTCGCTCTGAAGGCGTTGATATCATTTTTGATATTGCCAATAGTAGTGAGCAACTTTCGGTTTACACCACCCGCCCTGACACCCTGTATGGCGTTACCTATGTTGCCGTAGCGGCACAACACCCTTTAGCCTTAGCCGCAGCAAAAAACAATGCTGAATTAGCGGCATTTATTGCCGACTGTAAAGGCGGTAAATTGGCCGAAGCAGAGTTGGCAACCTTAGACAAAAAAGGTTGTGCTACGGGTATATTTGCCGTGCATCCATTAACCGGTGAGCAAGTGCCGGTATGGGTAGCTAACTTTGTATTAATGGATTATGGCTCTGGTGCAGTGATGTCTGTACCGGCACATGATCAGCGCGATTATGAGTTTGCTAACAAATATAATTTACCCATTAAACAAGTAATCACAGCTGCTGATGCTGTTCAAGATAGCCCTGAGAATGGTCATCAACTTAGCGATATCAGCACTGAAGCTTTTACCGACAAAGGCATCTTAATTAATTCGGCAGAATTTAATGGTTTAGATTTCGAGCATGCCTTCACCGCTATTGCGGCTAAGTTAAAAGCTGATAACCGTGGCGAAGTAAAAGTAAATTACCGTCTACGTGACTGGGGCGTTTCACGCCAGCGTTATTGGGGTACGCCTATCCCCATGCTAAACCTAGCTGATGGTAGTCAAGTGCCAGTGCCAGAAGATCAACTGCCGGTGCTGTTGCCGGAAGATGTGGTAATGGATGGCGTTACCTCGCCGATAAAATCTGATCCTGAATGGGCCAGAACTAGCTATAACGGCATGGAAGCGTTTCACGAAACAGACACCTTTGATACCTTTATGGAATCAAGCTGGTACTACGCCCGTTACTGTAGCCCAGATAGTGATAAGGCCATGCTAGACCCAGCCAAAGCTAACTACTGGTTACCGGTTGATCAATATATTGGTGGTATAGAACACGCTATATTGCACTTATTATATGCCCGTTTCTTCCATAAGTTGTTGCGTGATGTTGGCTTAGTCAACTCTGATGAACCGTTTAAACACCTGTTATGCCAAGGTATGGTGTTAGCTGAAACTTTTTATCGTGAAACAGACAATGGTGGTAAACAATGGATTTCACCGCAAGATGTTACGGTACAACGCGATGAAAAAGGCCGTATAACATCATCAATTTTAACCAGCGATGGCCAACCGGTTATGTCTTCTGGCATGAGCAAGATGTCAAAGTCGAAAAATAACGGTATTGACCCGCAAAAAGTAATCGATCAGTACGGTGCTGATACCGTACGCTTATTTATGATGTTTACCGCACCACCAGAGCAAACGTTAGAATGGTCTGACTCTGCGGTTGAAGGTTCACATCGCTTTATTAAGCGCGTTTATGCCCTAGTCGCTAATTTTGTTAAAGCCGGTAAGGTGGCTGAACTTAATTTAACCGCACTTAACTCTGAGCAAAAAATATTACGCCGCGAGCTACATAAAACCATTACTAAAGTATCCGATGATATTGGTCGGCGTTATACCTTTAATACTGCTATTGCGGCAGTGATGGAATTATCTAATAAGCTACAAAAAGCCAGTTTAGTCACCGAGCTAGACCGTGCTGTTATGCAAGAAGCCTTATTAGCCACATTACAAATGTTAAACCCTATGATCCCGCACGTAGCGCAATATTTATGGCAGCAACTTGGCCAAAAACAACATATTGAGCAAAGCCAATGGCCAGTAGTCGATACTAACGCCTTAGTTGAAGATGAAAAGCTGGTAGTGGTGCAAGTGAACGGTAAAGTGCGCGGTAAAGTAACAGTTGCTGCCAGTGCCGATCAAGAAAGTGTGCTAAATAGCGCTAAAGCAGATGACAATGTGGGTCGCCACTTAGAAGGTGTGACTATTCGTAAAGTGATATATGTACCAGGAAAGTTACTTAACTTGGTGGTTGGCTAA
- the nadD gene encoding nicotinate-nucleotide adenylyltransferase yields MTKQINLLGGTFDPIHIGHIGIARAVAKECHLNRVDLMPCHLPPHRQSPGVSAEHRLNMVKLATAPYPELGVENIELKRTTLSYTAETIRLLRQQHPSATLNLIIGMDSLTRFCSWHQWQTILNHANLIVCRRPGYTVEQGDAAKLLAQYRCQSLAQFQQQQNGSIWLSANDMIPISATELRMALQQQQPVQKWLTTDVLGYIRQHQLYQGLN; encoded by the coding sequence ATGACTAAGCAGATTAATTTGCTCGGTGGTACTTTTGATCCTATCCACATTGGTCACATTGGCATTGCCCGCGCGGTGGCTAAAGAGTGCCATTTAAACCGGGTTGATCTGATGCCGTGCCATTTACCACCACATCGACAAAGCCCTGGTGTCAGCGCAGAGCATAGATTGAATATGGTTAAGTTAGCCACTGCCCCCTACCCTGAGTTAGGCGTAGAGAATATTGAGCTAAAACGTACCACGCTGTCTTACACCGCTGAGACAATTAGACTATTACGCCAGCAGCATCCATCAGCTACCCTGAATTTAATTATTGGTATGGACTCGCTAACGCGGTTTTGTAGTTGGCATCAATGGCAAACTATTCTTAATCATGCCAATTTAATTGTCTGCCGCCGTCCTGGTTATACTGTTGAACAAGGCGATGCTGCTAAGCTTTTAGCCCAATATCGCTGTCAGTCTTTAGCCCAATTTCAACAACAACAAAATGGTAGTATCTGGCTTAGTGCAAACGATATGATCCCAATTTCGGCTACCGAGTTACGCATGGCGTTACAGCAACAACAACCGGTACAAAAATGGTTAACCACGGATGTACTCGGTTACATTCGGCAACACCAGCTCTATCAAGGCTTAAACTAA
- a CDS encoding LPS-assembly lipoprotein LptE, with product MARALGLLILASSLLLTSCGFHLRGNLPLSHFPAMYIQSDRHSELAQLVSAKLQHNKVQLLDSMQQTAPMLQLVSDSLERRTLSLFPNGQVAEYELIYKVRYALTMPDAEPQFYQFELFRDYQDDPNQALAKAKELDLMLGELREQAANRILRQLSRLH from the coding sequence ATGGCCCGCGCGTTAGGCTTACTGATACTGGCGAGCAGTTTACTGCTCACCAGTTGTGGCTTTCATTTACGGGGTAACCTACCGCTAAGCCATTTTCCAGCTATGTATATTCAAAGTGATCGCCACTCAGAATTAGCTCAATTAGTCAGTGCTAAGTTACAGCATAATAAAGTGCAGTTGTTGGATAGCATGCAACAAACTGCACCTATGCTGCAGCTGGTAAGCGACTCATTAGAACGGCGAACCTTATCGTTATTTCCAAACGGCCAAGTAGCAGAATATGAACTGATCTATAAAGTGCGGTATGCGTTAACGATGCCAGATGCTGAACCGCAATTTTATCAGTTTGAATTATTCCGCGACTATCAAGACGACCCTAATCAGGCGCTGGCTAAAGCTAAAGAGCTGGATTTGATGCTAGGCGAGCTACGTGAACAAGCCGCTAATCGCATACTTCGTCAATTATCGCGGCTGCATTAA
- a CDS encoding septal ring lytic transglycosylase RlpA family protein, which yields MKIIFSLAMLVSIVACSSKPQPIAPKPAEPNAGRYQQQTDSIPERLPTYLEMTDPTPQTEQLSRGGNKPYQLFGQHYTPLVQVLDHDEVGMASWYGNKFHGHLTSNGETYNMFAMTAAHKTLPLPSYVKVTNLDNMKSAIVRVNDRGPFHRDRIIDLSYSAAHKLDMLKQGTARVQLQLLQSPAMLAAAQTPEQCFIQVFASADSKKLNQLQHQLKQQQLPSEIRPAEGIYRLLVGPTTNKQQAQQWLQHLRRNDYPSAYYFDSHWCS from the coding sequence ATGAAAATAATTTTTAGCTTAGCAATGCTCGTGTCTATTGTTGCCTGTAGCAGTAAGCCTCAGCCTATAGCGCCAAAGCCAGCCGAACCTAATGCCGGTCGTTATCAGCAGCAAACTGATAGTATACCTGAGCGCCTACCCACCTATTTAGAAATGACCGACCCTACGCCGCAAACTGAGCAGCTTAGCCGCGGCGGTAATAAACCGTATCAATTATTTGGTCAACATTATACGCCTTTGGTACAAGTGTTAGATCATGACGAAGTGGGAATGGCTTCTTGGTATGGCAATAAATTTCATGGCCATTTAACCTCTAATGGCGAAACCTATAATATGTTTGCTATGACCGCCGCGCATAAAACACTACCTTTGCCTTCTTATGTTAAGGTGACTAACTTAGATAATATGAAATCAGCCATAGTCCGCGTTAACGATCGTGGCCCTTTCCATCGTGATAGAATAATAGACTTATCATATTCTGCAGCCCATAAACTTGATATGCTAAAGCAAGGTACAGCAAGAGTTCAGTTGCAGTTATTACAATCGCCAGCCATGCTTGCTGCTGCGCAAACACCTGAACAGTGTTTTATTCAAGTATTTGCAAGTGCTGACAGTAAAAAATTAAACCAATTACAGCATCAACTTAAACAACAACAGCTCCCCAGCGAAATTCGTCCTGCGGAAGGAATTTATCGGTTATTGGTTGGTCCAACAACAAATAAGCAACAAGCTCAGCAATGGCTGCAACACTTGCGCCGCAATGATTACCCCAGTGCCTATTATTTTGATAGCCACTGGTGTAGTTAA
- a CDS encoding serine hydrolase, whose product MNSYSHLFTVAAISMASISISLPALAQVMIPQAPEVAAKGHILIDFDTQKVLAESNADASLAPASLTKMMTSYVIGVELKKGNIKNDDMVTISEKAWAKNFPGSSLMFIEVGTQVSVADLNRGIIIQSGNDACVAMAEHIAGSEQAFVDLMNAHAQRLGMHNSHFGNSHGLPTAEHYTTPRDMAILAAALVRDVPEEYAIYAEKEFTYNNIKQYNRNSLLWDRSLEVDGIKTGHTNEAGFSLITSATRDGMRLVSVVMGTSNERARQTENKKLLTYGFRFFETITAYPAGEVFAEQRIWQGDKENIQLGILNPVQLTIPRGQRKNLKADFTLNQQLLAPITKGEQVGTVFLKLNNEDVATYPLVALEDVAKGGFFSRMVDYIKMQF is encoded by the coding sequence ATGAATAGTTATAGTCATCTTTTTACTGTCGCCGCCATATCTATGGCAAGTATCAGCATTAGTTTGCCGGCATTAGCCCAAGTAATGATCCCGCAAGCGCCTGAAGTGGCAGCAAAAGGCCATATTTTAATTGATTTTGATACCCAAAAAGTGTTGGCCGAATCTAATGCAGATGCCTCTTTAGCACCTGCCAGCTTAACCAAAATGATGACTAGTTATGTTATCGGTGTTGAGCTAAAAAAAGGTAATATCAAAAACGACGACATGGTCACCATCAGTGAAAAGGCTTGGGCCAAAAACTTTCCTGGTTCGTCATTAATGTTTATTGAAGTGGGCACTCAAGTGTCCGTTGCTGATTTAAACCGCGGTATTATTATTCAATCAGGTAATGATGCTTGTGTGGCTATGGCCGAACATATCGCAGGTAGCGAACAAGCTTTTGTCGATTTAATGAATGCTCATGCCCAGCGCTTAGGTATGCATAATAGTCATTTTGGCAATAGCCATGGTTTACCGACTGCCGAGCATTATACTACGCCTCGCGATATGGCTATTTTGGCCGCTGCTCTGGTGAGAGATGTGCCTGAAGAATATGCTATCTATGCCGAAAAAGAATTTACTTATAATAATATTAAGCAATATAACCGTAATTCTTTATTGTGGGATCGTAGCTTAGAAGTAGATGGCATTAAAACCGGCCATACTAATGAAGCAGGTTTTAGTTTAATTACATCAGCTACTCGTGATGGTATGCGTTTAGTATCAGTGGTTATGGGCACCTCTAATGAGCGTGCTCGGCAAACTGAAAATAAAAAATTATTAACATATGGCTTTCGCTTTTTCGAAACTATTACCGCTTATCCTGCCGGGGAAGTGTTTGCAGAGCAGCGTATTTGGCAAGGCGATAAAGAAAACATCCAATTGGGCATTTTAAACCCAGTACAGCTGACTATTCCGCGTGGTCAACGCAAAAATCTTAAAGCAGATTTCACCTTGAATCAGCAACTATTGGCCCCCATTACTAAAGGCGAGCAAGTTGGCACCGTATTTTTAAAGCTGAACAATGAAGATGTTGCAACCTATCCGTTAGTGGCACTAGAAGATGTTGCTAAGGGTGGTTTCTTCAGCCGCATGGTTGATTATATTAAAATGCAGTTTTAA
- the holA gene encoding DNA polymerase III subunit delta: protein MQKLYANQLATHLQQPLAGCYLIFGEEPLQKLEAIDALRLAAKAQGFSERISLVADAQFDWQQLEAELQAMSLFSERRLIELELAQQKLSPAANDSLKRLPDLLNPDIVLLIHGERGLNDVSKLVWFKQLQTHAVQVGIYQLDDKQSQQWLNQRARQLQLQLTPDAIALLQHHCASNLLAARQELEKLALSGIKQTIDAAVLEQFLADHSHFTVFQLVDAMLAGQADEALHRLQRLHQQDIEPVIIAWQLQKEVLQLQQLQQSQQPLAQTFKQLAIWPKRQPQYQQALARLPAKWLDFLLLELAAFDRLYKSGQLNNTEIALSHLVLLFITPVAKNFSLQQAQYD from the coding sequence ATGCAAAAGCTGTATGCCAATCAACTGGCAACTCATTTACAACAGCCTTTAGCCGGCTGTTATTTGATTTTTGGTGAAGAACCCTTACAAAAGTTAGAAGCAATTGATGCGCTACGGTTAGCGGCTAAAGCGCAAGGCTTTTCAGAGCGCATCAGTTTAGTGGCCGATGCGCAATTTGATTGGCAACAGCTGGAAGCAGAACTGCAAGCCATGTCGCTATTTTCTGAGCGGCGCTTAATTGAGTTAGAACTCGCGCAGCAAAAATTAAGCCCTGCTGCCAATGACAGCCTAAAGCGGCTGCCCGATTTATTAAACCCTGATATCGTGTTGCTAATCCATGGTGAACGTGGCCTAAATGATGTCAGTAAGCTAGTGTGGTTTAAGCAACTGCAAACTCACGCCGTACAAGTCGGCATTTATCAGCTAGATGATAAACAAAGCCAGCAATGGCTAAATCAGCGTGCACGACAACTGCAACTACAGCTAACACCTGATGCCATAGCCTTATTACAACACCATTGTGCCAGTAACTTACTCGCGGCCAGACAAGAATTAGAAAAGCTGGCACTTAGCGGTATTAAGCAAACCATAGACGCCGCAGTATTAGAGCAATTTTTGGCTGACCATTCGCATTTTACGGTGTTTCAATTAGTGGATGCCATGCTTGCAGGCCAAGCCGACGAAGCCCTACATCGTTTACAGCGCTTACATCAGCAAGATATTGAGCCGGTTATTATTGCTTGGCAATTGCAAAAAGAAGTGCTGCAATTACAACAGCTGCAGCAAAGCCAACAACCTTTAGCGCAAACCTTTAAGCAACTGGCTATTTGGCCTAAGCGGCAACCGCAATATCAACAAGCCTTAGCCCGCTTGCCCGCTAAGTGGTTAGATTTTTTGTTGCTTGAATTAGCAGCGTTCGATCGGTTATATAAAAGCGGCCAGCTTAATAATACCGAAATTGCCTTAAGCCACTTAGTGCTGTTGTTTATTACACCGGTGGCAAAAAACTTTAGCTTACAACAGGCACAATATGACTAA
- the rlmH gene encoding 23S rRNA (pseudouridine(1915)-N(3))-methyltransferase RlmH has translation MKLTIIAVGSKMPAWVQQGYEEYARRFTRDMPLELIEIAAGKRGKNADIKRILEQEGEKMLAAVGKGCKIVTLEVTGHNWSSPQLAAKLVEWQHDGRDICLLVGGPEGLSPNCIAASEEKWSLSALTLPHPMVRVVLAESLYRAWSISTNHPYHRE, from the coding sequence ATGAAGTTAACCATTATCGCCGTTGGCAGTAAAATGCCCGCTTGGGTTCAGCAAGGCTATGAAGAATACGCCCGACGTTTTACCCGTGATATGCCACTGGAGCTCATTGAAATTGCAGCTGGTAAACGCGGTAAAAATGCCGATATTAAACGTATCCTTGAGCAAGAAGGCGAAAAAATGCTCGCTGCTGTTGGTAAAGGCTGCAAAATAGTGACCCTAGAAGTAACTGGGCACAATTGGAGCAGCCCGCAGTTAGCGGCAAAATTGGTTGAATGGCAACATGACGGTAGAGATATCTGTTTACTAGTGGGTGGCCCTGAGGGTTTATCACCCAACTGTATTGCAGCCAGTGAAGAAAAATGGTCTCTATCGGCGTTAACCCTGCCGCATCCCATGGTTCGCGTTGTGTTAGCGGAAAGCTTATATCGCGCTTGGAGCATTAGTACTAACCACCCTTATCATCGCGAGTAA
- the rodA gene encoding rod shape-determining protein RodA, producing MNKHFSHAPPANLLSRFHLDLPLLLGLLALMGFGLVVLYSASGQNIDMVEGQIIRLAIALITMLVFAQIKPQTLMRWSFPVFLFGLCLLIAVLLFGHVGKGAQRWLNLGFMKFQPSELMKLAVPMAVAWFISSHSLPSKLRHLAGGFLMCLIPTLLIAKQPDLGTSILIATAGVFVLFLAGMSWRLIAVVSTAIAAFAPVLWLFLMRDYQRQRVLTFLNPESDPLGSGYHIIQSKIAIGSGGLEGKGWLQGTQSQLEFLPERHTDFIFAVLSEEFGLTGVLILLSIYLFIISRCMIISSRAQDSYGKLVAGSFTLTFFVYVFVNIGMVSGLLPVVGVPLPLVSYGGTSMVTLMAAFGVIMSVSTHKRMLATL from the coding sequence ATGAATAAACACTTTAGCCATGCACCACCAGCAAACTTATTAAGCCGATTCCATTTAGATTTACCGTTATTATTGGGTTTATTGGCCTTAATGGGCTTTGGCTTAGTGGTGCTTTATAGTGCCTCTGGCCAAAATATTGACATGGTTGAAGGCCAAATTATCCGGTTAGCAATCGCCTTGATTACCATGTTGGTATTTGCCCAAATAAAACCGCAAACCTTGATGCGCTGGTCATTTCCAGTATTTTTATTCGGTTTATGCTTACTGATAGCCGTATTATTGTTTGGCCATGTAGGTAAAGGCGCTCAACGCTGGTTAAATTTAGGTTTTATGAAGTTTCAACCCTCAGAGTTAATGAAGCTAGCAGTGCCTATGGCAGTAGCGTGGTTTATTTCATCGCATAGTTTACCCTCTAAGTTACGTCATTTAGCCGGTGGTTTTTTAATGTGCTTAATCCCGACGTTATTAATCGCTAAACAACCGGACTTAGGCACCTCTATTTTAATTGCTACTGCGGGTGTTTTTGTACTTTTTCTTGCAGGTATGAGCTGGCGGCTTATCGCAGTTGTCTCAACGGCTATAGCAGCCTTTGCACCCGTATTATGGTTGTTTTTAATGCGTGATTATCAACGCCAACGGGTACTAACTTTTTTAAATCCAGAAAGCGATCCACTTGGTTCTGGCTATCATATTATTCAATCTAAAATTGCCATTGGTTCGGGTGGCTTAGAGGGTAAAGGCTGGTTGCAGGGTACCCAATCTCAGTTGGAGTTTTTACCTGAGCGTCATACCGACTTTATTTTTGCCGTACTTAGTGAAGAATTTGGTTTAACCGGTGTGCTTATTTTATTAAGCATTTATCTGTTTATTATTAGTCGTTGCATGATTATTTCTAGTCGAGCTCAAGACAGCTACGGAAAATTAGTCGCCGGTAGCTTTACTTTAACGTTTTTTGTCTATGTTTTTGTTAATATAGGCATGGTATCAGGGCTTTTACCTGTAGTAGGTGTGCCCTTGCCCCTTGTCAGTTACGGTGGCACCTCTATGGTGACCTTGATGGCAGCTTTTGGTGTAATTATGTCAGTGAGTACACATAAACGAATGTTGGCAACTCTATAA